The Argentina anserina chromosome 3, drPotAnse1.1, whole genome shotgun sequence genome includes a region encoding these proteins:
- the LOC126785861 gene encoding protein LIGHT-DEPENDENT SHORT HYPOCOTYLS 6 codes for MDSASGGPSDPNSVGGEVPPAATGSTTTTATMTASASSSPAAPPSRYESQKRRDWNTFLQYLKNHKPPLTLARCSGAHVIEFLKYLDQFGKTKVHNQGCPYFGHPNPPAPCACPLKQAWGSLDALIGRLRAAYEENGGRPESNPFGARAVRIYLREVREGQAKARGIPYEKKKRKRLTTVTVAGNVSMGPSSAAQQGGDASGGGGDGGSTGQTTTAVPAAAVTTTTAAV; via the coding sequence ATGGACTCAGCTTCCGGTGGACCATCCGACCCGAACAGCGTCGGAGGCGAGGTTCCACCCGCAGCAACCGggtccaccaccaccacagcGACGATGACAGCTTCGGCCTCGTCGTCTCCAGCAGCGCCGCCGAGCCGTTACGAGTCGCAGAAGCGGCGAGACTGGAACACGTTTCTGCAGTACCTGAAGAACCACAAGCCGCCGCTGACGCTGGCCCGGTGCAGCGGGGCCCACGTGATCGAGTTCCTCAAGTACCTCGACCAGTTCGGGAAGACTAAGGTACACAACCAGGGGTGTCCTTACTTCGGTCATCCGAATCCTCCGGCGCCGTGCGCCTGCCCACTCAAGCAGGCCTGGGGTAGCCTCGACGCGCTCATCGGACGGCTGAGGGCCGCGTACGAGGAGAACGGTGGACGGCCAGAGtcgaatccgttcggggcacgcGCAGTCAGAATCTACTTGAGGGAGGTCAGGGAGGGTCAGGCCAAGGCCAGGGGGATTCCCTacgagaaaaagaagaggaaaCGGCTAACCACCGTTACAGTCGCCGGAAATGTGTCGATGGGGCCCAGTAGTGCTGCTCAACAAGGCGGCGATGCTTCCGGTGGCGGAGGTGATGGTGGTTCAACTGGTCAAACTACTACTGCTGTTCCCGCAGCTGCTGTTACAACTACTACTGCTGCAGTATAG
- the LOC126785840 gene encoding mechanosensitive ion channel protein 6-like isoform X1, with the protein MNQYCAMDFSLKKTFKSHGSSKHMRKISAGSVEDTSHEELPILNDHHTRAATTSDLPDHRKEVIVKIDEGSSSVVSDSAREVDPTKHHVGKIWGENSIDLWTEDERSNTAAGSGGFQFAQKGRQTATPEEDPPTKLIGQFLNKQRGGGGGGDVSLDMDLEMDELQKPPLAESPRISQTSRELKVSFQSPAPSDLPDMPNDSVRRRNRDSVVEDERRRSDRLSSGGADVLKCTSNKSFRREMSFQNNNKSDLLRMKTKSRLMDPPEGWDDGRVPKSGPMRSGMLGKGGGDDDDDDPFLEEDLPDEYKNVNFNALTFLQWLSLVLIIAALVCSLCIRVLRQMYLWKLKLWKWEVLILVSICGRLVSGWVIKIMVFFVERNFLLRKRVLYFVYGIRKPVQNCIWLGFVLLAWHFMLIRKVEEETNNKTLEYVTKGLLCLLIGVLLWLVKTLVVKVLASSFHVRSYFDRIQDALFNQYVIQTLSGRPLIEVQNAEDEEERFADEVRKLQSAAGVTMSSDLRSNAFPSARIGRAVGSGSGRSGPLIAASGGLAAKSSKFPRPTMSKKSEEASITIDHLHRLNPRNVSAWNMKRLMNIVRKGHLTTLDEQILDTTEPDEGDTKIKSEVEAKAAAKQIFRNVARPGSKYICMEDLLRFMGEEEALKTMSLFEGSSETRRIRKTSLKNWVVNCFRERRALALTLNDTKTAVNRLRIVVDVLVGIVIVIIWLLVLNIVTSENIVFATSQLVVVAFVFGNTCKTIFEAVIFLFVIHPFDVGDRCEIDGVQMIVEEMNILTTVFLRYDNMRIVYPNSTLSTKPIINYYRSPDTGDAVEFSVHVSTPADKIAAMKQRMISYIVNKKEHWYADPMIVLKDVEDLKSMKFALWITHKMNFQDVGEKWERRALLLEEMVRIFQELDIQYRLLPIDINVRGMPPTPTTGLPPSNFSATTS; encoded by the exons ATGAATCAGTACTGTGCAATGGATTTTTCGCTAAAGAAAACATTCAAATCCCATGGCTCGAGCAAACACATGAGGAAGATATCTGCCGGATCAGTAGAAGACACCAGTCACGAGGAGCTTCCGATTCTAAATGATCACCACACCCGGGCAGCCACCACCTCCGATTTGCCGGACCACCGCAAAGAGGTCATTGTCAAGATCGACGAGGGCAGTTCCTCAGTAGTATCCGACAGCGCCAGGGAAGTGGACCCCACTAAACATCACGTCGGGAAAATTTGGGGGGAAAACAGTATAGATCTCTGGACGGAGGACGAGAGGAGCAACACCGCCGCCGGAAGCGGTGGATTTCAGTTCGCGCAGAAAGGGAGGCAAACTGCGACGCCGGAGGAGGATCCGCCGACGAAGCTGATAGGGCAGTTCCTTAATAAGCAGAGAGGGGGAGGCGGTGGCGGCGATGTGTCGTTGGACATGGATTTGGAGATGGACGAGTTACAGAAACCGCCGCTGGCGGAGTCGCCGAGGATATCACAGACGTCAAGGGAGCTAAAAGTGTCGTTTCAGTCGCCGGCACCGTCGGACCTCCCTGATATGCCGAACGATTCGGTTAGGAGACGAAACCGGGACTCGGTAGTTGAGGACGAACGACGTCGTAGCGACAGGTTGAGCAGCGGCGGCGCTGACGTCCTTAAGTGCACGTCAAACAAGTCGTTCCGGCGAGAGATGTCATTTCAGAACAACAACAAGTCTGATTTGTTGAGGATGAAGACTAAGTCTAGATTGATGGACCCACCTGAAGGATGGGACGACGGCCGTGTCCCGAAATCGGGTCCGATGAGATCGGGCATGTTAGGCAAAGGCGGCggtgacgacgacgacgatgaTCCTTTTCTGGAGGAGGATTTACCTGATGAGTACAAGAATGTAAACTTTAATGCATTGACATTTCTACAATGGCTTAGTTTGGTTTTGATCATAGCTGCCTTGGTATGCTCGCTTTGTATTAGGGTTTTGAGGCAGATGTATTTGTGGAAATTGAAGCTGTGGAAATGGGAGGTGCTGATTTTGGTGTCAATTTGTGGGAGGCTGGTTTCGGGTTGGGTGATAAAGATCATGGTGTTCTTCGTTGAAAGGAATTTCTTGCTGCGCAAGAGGGTGTTGTATTTTGTGTAtgggatcagaaagcctgtgCAGAACTGTATTTGGCTTGGGTTTGTTTTGTTAGCTTGGCATTTTATGTTAATCAGGAAGGTTGAGGAGGAAACCAATAACAAAACCCTTGAGTATGTGACTAAAGGGTTGCTTTGTCTATTGATTGGGGTTTTGCTTTGGTTGGTGAAGACATTGGTTGTCAAGGTGCTGGCTTCTTCTTTCCACGTTAGATCCTACTTTGATCGGATTCAGGACGCGCTGTTTAATCAGTATGTGATCCAAACTCTCTCTGGGCGGCCATTGATTGAGGTACAGAATGCGGAGGATGAAGAAGAGAGGTTTGCCGATGAGGTAAGGAAGCTACAAAGTGCTGCTGGGGTGACTATGTCTTCTGACCTCAGATCAAATGCATTTCCATCTGCGAGAATTGGGAGGGCAGTTGGGAGTGGCTCTGGGAGGAGCGGGCCGTTGATTGCTGCAAGTGGGGGACTTGCAGCGAAAAGTAGCAAATTTCCGAGGCCAACAATGTCCAAGAAATCGGAGGAGGCTTCAATCACCATAGATCACTTGCATAGGCTCAATCCAAGGAATGTGTCGGCTTGGAATATGAAGAGACTAATGAACATTGTTAGAAAAGGGCATCTTACGACACTTGATGAGCAAATTCTGGATACCACAGAGCCAGATGAAGGTGATACTAAGATCAAAAGTGAAGTTGAGGCAAAGGCTGCAGCTAAACAGATATTTCGCAATGTGGCTCGGCCTGGCTCCAA GTACATATGCATGGAGGATTTGTTGCGTTTCATGGGAGAAGAGGAGGCTTTGAAGACCATGAGTCTCTTTGAAGGCTCCTCTGAGACGAGGAGAATCCGCAAAACTTCCTTGAAAAATTGGGTG GTCAACTGCTTCAGAGAACGGAGGGCACTTGCTTTGACACTGAATGACACCAAAACAGCAGTGAACAGACTTCGAATCGTGGTGGACGTACTTGTTGGCATTGTCATTGTAATCATCTGGCTTCTTGTGCTGAATATTGTCACCAGCGAGAATATTGTTTTTGCTACTTCTCAGCTTGTGGTTGTGGCCTTTGTTTTTGGTAATACTTGCAAGACAATTTTTGAAGCAGTCATATTTTTATTCGTGATTCACCCCTTTGATGTGGGCGATCGATGTGAAATTGATGGTGTGCAG ATGATTGTAGAAGAAATGAACATCTTGACTACAGTTTTTCTAAGGTATGATAACATGAGAATCGTGTACCCAAACAGTACCCTTTCAACGAAGCCCATCATTAACTACTATCGTAGTCCGGACACAGGAGATGCTGTTGAGTTCTCTGTCCATGTGTCTACTCCAGCAGATAAGATTGCTGCTATGAAACAGAGAATGATAAG TTACATTGTAAATAAGAAGGAGCACTGGTACGCTGATCCAATGATTGTTCTGAAGGATGTAGAAGACTTAAAAAGTATGAAGTTTGCACTGTGGATTACACATAAAATGAACTTCCAAGATGTGGGAGAAAAGTGGGAAAGAAGAGCTCTTCTACTTGAAGAGATGGTCAGGATCTTCCAGGAGCTGGACATCCAGTATCGCCTGCTGCCTATCGACATAAATGTCCGCGGCATGCCTCCCACACCCACCACTGGTCTGCCTCCCTCAAATTTCTCAGCAACCACGAGCTAA
- the LOC126785840 gene encoding mechanosensitive ion channel protein 6-like isoform X2: MNQYCAMDFSLKKTFKSHGSSKHMRKISAGSVEDTSHEELPILNDHHTRAATTSDLPDHRKEVIVKIDEGSSSVVSDSAREVDPTKHHVGKIWGENSIDLWTEDERSNTAAGSGGFQFAQKGRQTATPEEDPPTKLIGQFLNKQRGGGGGGDVSLDMDLEMDELQKPPLAESPRISQTSRELKVSFQSPAPSDLPDMPNDSVRRRNRDSVVEDERRRSDRLSSGGADVLKCTSNKSFRREMSFQNNNKSDLLRMKTKSRLMDPPEGWDDGRVPKSGPMRSGMLGKGGGDDDDDDPFLEEDLPDEYKNVNFNALTFLQWLSLVLIIAALVCSLCIRVLRQMYLWKLKLWKWEVLILVSICGRLVSGWVIKIMVFFVERNFLLRKRVLYFVYGIRKPVQNCIWLGFVLLAWHFMLIRKVEEETNNKTLEYVTKGLLCLLIGVLLWLVKTLVVKVLASSFHVRSYFDRIQDALFNQYVIQTLSGRPLIEVQNAEDEEERFADEVRKLQSAAGVTMSSDLRSNAFPSARIGRAVGSGSGRSGPLIAASGGLAAKSSKFPRPTMSKKSEEASITIDHLHRLNPRNVSAWNMKRLMNIVRKGHLTTLDEQILDTTEPDEGDTKIKSEVEAKAAAKQIFRNVARPGSKYICMEDLLRFMGEEEALKTMSLFEGSSETRRIRKTSLKNWVVNCFRERRALALTLNDTKTAVNRLRIVVDVLVGIVIVIIWLLVLNIVTSENIVFATSQLVVVAFVFGKFPSLPVSNSIKISHTFVSLV, translated from the exons ATGAATCAGTACTGTGCAATGGATTTTTCGCTAAAGAAAACATTCAAATCCCATGGCTCGAGCAAACACATGAGGAAGATATCTGCCGGATCAGTAGAAGACACCAGTCACGAGGAGCTTCCGATTCTAAATGATCACCACACCCGGGCAGCCACCACCTCCGATTTGCCGGACCACCGCAAAGAGGTCATTGTCAAGATCGACGAGGGCAGTTCCTCAGTAGTATCCGACAGCGCCAGGGAAGTGGACCCCACTAAACATCACGTCGGGAAAATTTGGGGGGAAAACAGTATAGATCTCTGGACGGAGGACGAGAGGAGCAACACCGCCGCCGGAAGCGGTGGATTTCAGTTCGCGCAGAAAGGGAGGCAAACTGCGACGCCGGAGGAGGATCCGCCGACGAAGCTGATAGGGCAGTTCCTTAATAAGCAGAGAGGGGGAGGCGGTGGCGGCGATGTGTCGTTGGACATGGATTTGGAGATGGACGAGTTACAGAAACCGCCGCTGGCGGAGTCGCCGAGGATATCACAGACGTCAAGGGAGCTAAAAGTGTCGTTTCAGTCGCCGGCACCGTCGGACCTCCCTGATATGCCGAACGATTCGGTTAGGAGACGAAACCGGGACTCGGTAGTTGAGGACGAACGACGTCGTAGCGACAGGTTGAGCAGCGGCGGCGCTGACGTCCTTAAGTGCACGTCAAACAAGTCGTTCCGGCGAGAGATGTCATTTCAGAACAACAACAAGTCTGATTTGTTGAGGATGAAGACTAAGTCTAGATTGATGGACCCACCTGAAGGATGGGACGACGGCCGTGTCCCGAAATCGGGTCCGATGAGATCGGGCATGTTAGGCAAAGGCGGCggtgacgacgacgacgatgaTCCTTTTCTGGAGGAGGATTTACCTGATGAGTACAAGAATGTAAACTTTAATGCATTGACATTTCTACAATGGCTTAGTTTGGTTTTGATCATAGCTGCCTTGGTATGCTCGCTTTGTATTAGGGTTTTGAGGCAGATGTATTTGTGGAAATTGAAGCTGTGGAAATGGGAGGTGCTGATTTTGGTGTCAATTTGTGGGAGGCTGGTTTCGGGTTGGGTGATAAAGATCATGGTGTTCTTCGTTGAAAGGAATTTCTTGCTGCGCAAGAGGGTGTTGTATTTTGTGTAtgggatcagaaagcctgtgCAGAACTGTATTTGGCTTGGGTTTGTTTTGTTAGCTTGGCATTTTATGTTAATCAGGAAGGTTGAGGAGGAAACCAATAACAAAACCCTTGAGTATGTGACTAAAGGGTTGCTTTGTCTATTGATTGGGGTTTTGCTTTGGTTGGTGAAGACATTGGTTGTCAAGGTGCTGGCTTCTTCTTTCCACGTTAGATCCTACTTTGATCGGATTCAGGACGCGCTGTTTAATCAGTATGTGATCCAAACTCTCTCTGGGCGGCCATTGATTGAGGTACAGAATGCGGAGGATGAAGAAGAGAGGTTTGCCGATGAGGTAAGGAAGCTACAAAGTGCTGCTGGGGTGACTATGTCTTCTGACCTCAGATCAAATGCATTTCCATCTGCGAGAATTGGGAGGGCAGTTGGGAGTGGCTCTGGGAGGAGCGGGCCGTTGATTGCTGCAAGTGGGGGACTTGCAGCGAAAAGTAGCAAATTTCCGAGGCCAACAATGTCCAAGAAATCGGAGGAGGCTTCAATCACCATAGATCACTTGCATAGGCTCAATCCAAGGAATGTGTCGGCTTGGAATATGAAGAGACTAATGAACATTGTTAGAAAAGGGCATCTTACGACACTTGATGAGCAAATTCTGGATACCACAGAGCCAGATGAAGGTGATACTAAGATCAAAAGTGAAGTTGAGGCAAAGGCTGCAGCTAAACAGATATTTCGCAATGTGGCTCGGCCTGGCTCCAA GTACATATGCATGGAGGATTTGTTGCGTTTCATGGGAGAAGAGGAGGCTTTGAAGACCATGAGTCTCTTTGAAGGCTCCTCTGAGACGAGGAGAATCCGCAAAACTTCCTTGAAAAATTGGGTG GTCAACTGCTTCAGAGAACGGAGGGCACTTGCTTTGACACTGAATGACACCAAAACAGCAGTGAACAGACTTCGAATCGTGGTGGACGTACTTGTTGGCATTGTCATTGTAATCATCTGGCTTCTTGTGCTGAATATTGTCACCAGCGAGAATATTGTTTTTGCTACTTCTCAGCTTGTGGTTGTGGCCTTTGTTTTTG GTAAGTTTCCATCTCTACCTGTGTCAaattctataaaaatttctcacACGTTCGTGTCTCTGGTCTAA
- the LOC126785857 gene encoding gamma-interferon-responsive lysosomal thiol protein isoform X1, which produces MATSSKTLSISLCFWLSLLLLWSSHTCPASARSSLPSESGKVSLALYYESLCPYSANFVVNYLVKLFEDDLISIVDLKLVPWGNAKLRGNDSFVCQHGPSECLLNTVEACAIKTWPALNDHFPFIYCVESLVYDRKYPQWESCYEKLGLNSTPITECYNSGTGKELELLYAAETDALQPPHQYVPWVVVDGQPLYEDYENFLSYVCNAYKGTTMPKGCNEVYLNTIQMGKDKPSDPVSCNDGKIPALFGRIQSTLTSWMSRINMAFWM; this is translated from the exons ATGGCTACCTCTAGCAAGACCCTTTCgatttctctttgtttctGGTTGTCGTTGTTGTTACTATGGTCTTCCCACACTTGCCCTGCTTCAGCTAGAAGTTCTCTGCCTTCAGAATCAGGCAAAGTGTCCTTGGCTTTGTACTATGAGTCCCTCTGCCCCTACAGCGCTAATTTTGTTGTGAATTACTTGGTCAAGCTGTTTGAAGATGATCTAATCTCTATTGTTGATCTCAAGCTTGTGCCTTGGGGCAACGCCAAGCTCAGAGGCAATGACTCCTTTGTTTGCCAG CATGGTCCGTCTGAATGCTTATTGAACACGGTGGAAGCCTGTGCAATCAAGACCTGGCCTGCACTG AATGATCATTTTCCTTTCATTTATTGTGTTGAGAGTTTGGTTTATGACCGCAAGTACCCCCAGTGGGAGTCATGCTATGAGAAACTGGGCCTGAACTCAACACCTATTACCGAATGCTACAATAGTGGAACTGGCAAAGAG CTTGAACTACTATATGCAGCTGAGACTGATGCACTCCAACCTCCACATCAGTATGTGCCGTGGGTAGTTGTTGATGGTCAGCCACTTTATGAG GACTATGAAAACTTTCTAAGCTATGTCTGCAACGCTTATAAAGGCACCACAATGCCCAAGGGTTGCAATGAAGTGTATCTCAATACTATCCAAATGGGGAAGGATAAGCCTAGTGATCCAGTCAGCTGTAATGATGGAAAAATACCAGCATTGTTTGGAAGAATCCAATCAACCCTAACTTCGTGGATGAGTAGGATAAACATGGCATTCTGGATGTAG
- the LOC126785857 gene encoding gamma-interferon-responsive lysosomal thiol protein isoform X2, with protein sequence MASKYSSLAHLLLFICSFLLFPKPSSSENNKVSVDLYYETLCPDCSDFMVKHLIKLFDTGLISAVDLNLVPYGNARLGPNSTITCQHGPSECLLNTVEACAIKTWPALNDHFPFIYCVESLVYDRKYPQWESCYEKLGLNSTPITECYNSGTGKELELLYAAETDALQPPHQYVPWVVVDGQPLYEDYENFLSYVCNAYKGTTMPKGCNEVYLNTIQMGKDKPSDPVSCNDGKIPALFGRIQSTLTSWMSRINMAFWM encoded by the exons ATGGCTTCTAAATACTCATCACTAGCTCATCTCCTCTTGTTCATTTGCTCTTTCTTACTATTCCCCAAGCCCTCTTCTTCTGAGAACAACAAAGTCTCTGTGGATTTGTACTATGAAACCCTTTGTCCTGATTGCTCTGATTTCATGGTTAAACATCTGATCAAGCTCTTCGACACTGGGCTCATCTCTGCCGTTGACCTCAACCTCGTCCCTTACGGCAACGCCAGGCTCGGACCCAACAGCACCATCACTTGTCAG CATGGTCCGTCTGAATGCTTATTGAACACGGTGGAAGCCTGTGCAATCAAGACCTGGCCTGCACTG AATGATCATTTTCCTTTCATTTATTGTGTTGAGAGTTTGGTTTATGACCGCAAGTACCCCCAGTGGGAGTCATGCTATGAGAAACTGGGCCTGAACTCAACACCTATTACCGAATGCTACAATAGTGGAACTGGCAAAGAG CTTGAACTACTATATGCAGCTGAGACTGATGCACTCCAACCTCCACATCAGTATGTGCCGTGGGTAGTTGTTGATGGTCAGCCACTTTATGAG GACTATGAAAACTTTCTAAGCTATGTCTGCAACGCTTATAAAGGCACCACAATGCCCAAGGGTTGCAATGAAGTGTATCTCAATACTATCCAAATGGGGAAGGATAAGCCTAGTGATCCAGTCAGCTGTAATGATGGAAAAATACCAGCATTGTTTGGAAGAATCCAATCAACCCTAACTTCGTGGATGAGTAGGATAAACATGGCATTCTGGATGTAG
- the LOC126785855 gene encoding phenylacetaldehyde reductase, producing MSKQGGEVVCVTGGSGCIGSWVVRLLLDRGYTVHATVQDLSDDGETKHLEALEGAPARLRLFQIDLLDYASISAAVHGCSGVFHLASPCTVDQVHNPEKELLDPAVKGTLNVLTAAELAGVGRVVLTSSSSAITPSPGWPADAVKREDCWTDVEYCKQKGLWYPLSKTLAEKAAWEFSKEKGLDVVVVNPGTVMGDVISPRLNGSMLMLLRLLEGCTETYENFFMGSVHFKDVALAHIIVYENKAASGRHLCVEAISHYGDFVAKVAELYPGYKVPSLPKDTQPGLLREKTGAKKLMDLGIDFIPMDQIIKDAVESLKSKGFIS from the exons ATGTCGAAGCAGGGTGGTGAGGTCGTATGCGTCACCGGTGGAAGCGGCTGCATTGGATCATGGGTCGTCCGCCTCCTCCTCGACCGCGGCTACACCGTCCACGCCACCGTGCAAGACCTTA GCGACGACGGCGAGACTAAGCATTTAGAAGCCCTAGAAGGTGCTCCCGCCCGGCTCCGCCTCTTCCAGATAGACCTCCTCGACTACGCCTCCATCTCCGCCGCCGTCCACGGCTGCTCCGGCGTCTTCCACCTCGCCTCTCCCTGCACCGTCGACCAAGTCCACAACCCTGAG AAGGAGCTTCTGGACCCAGCGGTCAAAGGCACGCTGAATGTTCTCACGGCGGCGGAACTGGCCGGCGTCGGGCGCGTGGTGCTCACGTCCTCCAGCTCGGCCATCACTCCCAGCCCTGGCTGGCCGGCCGACGCCGTCAAGAGAGAGGATTGCTGGACTGACGTTGAGTACTGCAAGCAGAAGGGA tTGTGGTATCCTTTGTCGAAAACGCTGGCGGAGAAAGCTGCTTGGGAATTTTCCAAGGAGAAGGGGCTGGATGTGGTTGTGGTGAATCCGGGGACAGTGATGGGTGATGTTATATCGCCGAGGCTGAATGGTAGTATGTTGATGCTCCTACGCCTACTTGAAG GCTGCACTGAAACATATGAAAACTTTTTTATGGGTTCTGTGCATTTCAAAGATGTAGCTCTGGCGCATATTATAGTTTATGAGAACAAAGCAGCCTCTGGCAGGCACTTGTGTGTTGAGGCAATATCACACTATGGTGATTTTGTGGCAAAGGTAGCTGAACTGTATCCCGGGTACAAGGTTCCCAG TTTGCCAAAGGATACACAGCCGGGGCTGTTGAGGGAAAAGACTGGAGCAAAAAAGCTCATGGACTTGGGTATAGACTTCATCCCCATGGATCAAATTATCAAGGATGCTGTTGAGAGCCTAAAAAGCAAAGGATTTATTTCATAA